In Miscanthus floridulus cultivar M001 chromosome 5, ASM1932011v1, whole genome shotgun sequence, one genomic interval encodes:
- the LOC136453053 gene encoding uncharacterized protein, whose product MANRAGEPVARTNSGGGSKDSGSFECNICLDLAQDPVVTLCGHLFCWPCLYEWLHVHAHSQECPVCKAVVEEGKLVPLYGRGGNSTAPRARSVASVEIPSRPTGQRPSTAPQPDHNNHYPHQNPWFMGAGAPPVAGGRWGNYTFSAAIGGLFPLLSFQVHGFPQATAYGPAAGFPYGYGHSFHGYGHGFPAPRRALQGQQVDVYLKVLLLVVGVLVIASLIAF is encoded by the coding sequence ATGGCGAACCGCGCCGGCGAGCCTGTCGCGAGGACcaacagcggcggcggcagcaaggACTCGGGCAGCTTCGAGTGCAACATCTGTCTGGACCTGGCGCAGGATCCCGTGGTCACCCTCTGCGGCCACCTCTTCTGCTGGCCCTGCCTCTACGAGTGGCTCCACGTTCACGCGCACTCTCAGGAGTGCCCCGTCTGCAAGGCCGTCGTTGAGGAGGGGAAGCTCGTCCCCCTCTACGGCCGTGGCGGCAACTCCACCGCACCCCGTGCAAGGTCGGTGGCCAGTGTGGAAATCCCGAGCAGGCCGACCGGGCAGCGGCCCTCCACCGCCCCGCAGCCTGACCACAACAACCATTACCCGCACCAGAACCCCTGGTTCATGGGTGCTGGTGCTCCCCCTGTGGCTGGTGGTCGGTGGGGGAACTACACTTTCTCGGCCGCCATTGGAGGGCTGTTCCCGTTGCTGAGCTTCCAGGTGCATGGATTCCCCCAGGCGACTGCCTATGGCCCGGCTGCAGGGTTTCCTTATGGATATGGCCATTCTTTCCATGGTTATGGGCATGGCTTCCCGGCTCCGCGCCGGGCGCTGCAAGGCCAGCAGGTtgatgtgtacttgaaggtgttgCTGCTGGTAGTTGGTGTGCTTGTAATTGCCAGCCTGATCGCATTTTAG
- the LOC136453054 gene encoding uncharacterized protein: MKKKSVGCGCLGAPMRALWRACDSACDLYVRGMSGCARGLPSGSSAGIVGRGFAGSGAASQRLRVSSDKADDLLRAAASSSRRQRRVAAEPATAEVVGYGAGKMLGSAGGLVGPTAPPSRKRAVVATMGTIAEDAPCEFGPHGACAVSSMKPPRRGGFGAVTWGATTSLHADPCMGVLS, encoded by the coding sequence atgaagaagaagagcgtcGGCTGCGGGTGCCTTGGCGCGCCGATGCGCGCGCTGTGGCGGGCGTGCGACTCGGCGTGCGACCTCTACGTGCGCGGCATGTCCGGGTGCGCGCGCGGTCTGCCGTCCGGGTCGTCTGCGGGCATCGTGGGGCGCGGCTTCGCCGGCTCCGGCGCGGCGTCCCAGCGCCTCCGAGTCAGCTCCGACAAGGCCGACGACCTTCTCCGCGCCGCGGCCTCGTCCAGCAGGCGCCAGCGCCGCGTCGCGGCCGAGCCGGCGACGGCGGAGGTCGTCGGCTACGGGGCCGGTAAGATGCTGGGCAGCGCCGGAGGTCTGGTCGGCCCGACGGCGCCCCCTTCGCGGAAGAGGGCCGTTGTGGCCACCATGGGCACCATCGCCGAGGACGCGCCGTGCGAGTTCGGCCCACACGGCGCCTGCGCTGTCTCCTCGATGAAGCCGCCGCGCCGCGGGGGGTTCGGCGCCGTCACGTGGGGAGCGACGACGTCTTTGCACGCTGACCCATGCATGGGGGTACTCAGCTAG